A window of Rhododendron vialii isolate Sample 1 chromosome 13a, ASM3025357v1 contains these coding sequences:
- the LOC131315095 gene encoding rapid alkalinization factor-like, with product MAKYSSAFRRMLIMSSFLVLSPIVLSTVVEATGNHHKWKWIPAGQGECRGTIGECMGAAGDQGEFDMDSESNRRILTTTKYISYGVLERDFVPCSIKGTSYYNCVLGGQANPYTRGCSAITQCRS from the coding sequence ATGGCAAAGTACTCCTCCGCCTTCCGCCGCATGTTGATCATGTCTTCTTTCCTTGTGCTGTCTCCAATCGTCCTGTCAACCGTCGTTGAAGCCACCGGGAACCACCACAAATGGAAGTGGATTCCCGCGGGACAGGGCGAATGCAGAGGCACGATCGGGGAGTGCATGGGCGCAGCCGGCGATCAAGGAGAGTTCGACATGGACTCGGAGAGCAACAGGCGCATATTAACGACTACCAAGTACATCAGCTACGGTGTGCTGGAGAGGGATTTCGTGCCGTGCTCGATTAAGGGTACGTCCTATTACAACTGCGTACTCGGGGGCCAGGCTAACCCATACACTCGCGGTTGCAGTGCCATTACCCAATGCCGGAGCTAA
- the LOC131315094 gene encoding rapid alkalinization factor-like translates to MENSSSAFRGLLTIPSFLVLVLSLLVVSSTAVKATGNHHEWSSWIPTKQAAACRGSIGECMGAGAGGGEFEMDSESNRRILATDNYISYGALQSNTVPCSVRGASYYNCQTGAQANPYSRGCSAITQCRS, encoded by the coding sequence ATGGAAAACTCCTCCTCGGCCTTCCGCGGCCTGCTGACCATACCTTCTTTCCTCGTACTAGTGCTGTCTCTATTAGTCGTCTCGTCAACCGCGGTCAAAGCCACCGGGAACCACCACGAGTGGAGCAGCTGGATTCCCACCAAGCAGGCGGCGGCCTGCAGAGGCTCGATAGGCGAGTGCATGGGCGCAGGCGCCGGTGGAGGAGAGTTCGAGATGGACTCGGAGAGCAACAGGCGGATACTAGCAACCGACAATTACATCAGCTACGGCGCGCTGCAGAGCAATACGGTGCCGTGCTCGGTTAGGGGTGCGTCCTATTACAATTGCCAAACAGGGGCCCAGGCTAACCCTTACTCTCGCGGCTGCAGTGCCATTACTCAATGCCGGAGTTAG